In Holophagales bacterium, one DNA window encodes the following:
- a CDS encoding alanine dehydrogenase — protein sequence MQIGIPKESRARERRVALTPSGVRALVQQGHRVWVETGAGAGAGYPDADYQSAGATVVFGRMEAFLRAEIVASVYAPEPAEFELFQPGQTAFAFWALPTVRPGDVKILQDRGITAVGLEAIEDDKGQAPVLTAMSEIAGGLAPIIGAGLLLSEFGGKGILLGGAPGVPPAHFVVLGAGVLGRTAARGALGMGAQVTLLDRSVEMLREAGRELGAGATTMLSTQPNIEKALGFADLVLGAVAVHGQRAPILVRRDMLARMKPRSVVMDLSIDMGGCFETSRPTNFPDPAYLVDGILHFCVPNLPSAAARSATLALTNAQLPFLEAIAAQGADAAFASIPELKRGVYLYRGRCVRESLGRLLGLPCEPLDVPAEGEV from the coding sequence GTGCAGATCGGCATTCCGAAGGAGTCGCGGGCTCGCGAGCGCCGCGTCGCGTTGACCCCCTCCGGGGTGCGCGCGCTGGTGCAGCAGGGTCACCGCGTCTGGGTCGAGACCGGGGCCGGGGCCGGCGCGGGATACCCCGACGCCGACTACCAGTCGGCCGGGGCGACTGTCGTCTTCGGGCGGATGGAGGCGTTCCTCCGCGCCGAGATCGTCGCTTCCGTTTACGCTCCCGAGCCCGCCGAGTTCGAGCTCTTCCAACCAGGCCAGACCGCGTTCGCGTTCTGGGCCCTTCCCACCGTTCGCCCCGGCGACGTCAAGATCCTCCAGGACCGCGGCATCACCGCCGTCGGTCTCGAAGCGATCGAGGACGACAAGGGGCAGGCACCCGTGCTCACCGCCATGTCGGAGATCGCGGGCGGGCTCGCGCCGATCATCGGTGCGGGGCTCCTGCTCAGCGAGTTCGGCGGCAAGGGGATCCTGCTCGGCGGTGCGCCCGGCGTGCCGCCGGCGCACTTCGTCGTGCTGGGTGCCGGAGTGCTCGGCCGCACGGCCGCGCGCGGGGCGCTCGGCATGGGCGCCCAGGTCACGCTGCTCGACCGTTCGGTCGAGATGTTGCGCGAGGCCGGCCGCGAGCTCGGTGCCGGGGCCACGACGATGCTCTCGACTCAGCCCAACATCGAGAAGGCGCTGGGATTCGCCGACCTCGTGCTCGGCGCGGTCGCGGTGCACGGCCAGCGGGCGCCGATCCTGGTGCGTCGCGACATGCTCGCGCGGATGAAGCCCCGCTCGGTGGTGATGGACCTCTCCATCGACATGGGCGGCTGCTTCGAGACCTCGCGCCCGACCAACTTCCCCGACCCGGCCTACCTGGTCGACGGCATCTTGCACTTCTGCGTTCCGAACCTGCCCTCGGCGGCAGCCCGTTCGGCGACGCTCGCCCTCACCAACGCCCAACTGCCGTTCCTCGAGGCGATCGCCGCCCAGGGAGCGGACGCGGCGTTTGCCTCCATTCCCGAGCTCAAGCGCGGCGTTTATCTCTATCGCGGTCGCTGCGTGCGCGAGTCGCTCGGGCGACTGCTCGGCCTGCCCTGCGAGCCGCTCGACGTGCCCGCGGAAGGAGAGGTCTGA
- a CDS encoding GNAT family N-acetyltransferase, with protein sequence MSAPASPRPRGPAYRLRTERLLLRCWEPADAPRAQEAVDESLDQLRPFLPWAAEEPMSLDDKAALLRRFRGEFDLGQAFHYGVFDPLDGSVLGGAGLHVRDDGRSREVGYWIRSSAVGRGFATEAAGALVQVAFVVDQVGWVTLHAVAENVASLRVAEKLAFRREGVLRQRTPFGPGDPRDLVLYALLADEYPASFAASRVVEARDALGRRLL encoded by the coding sequence ATGAGCGCCCCCGCCTCCCCTCGCCCCAGGGGCCCCGCCTACCGCCTGCGCACCGAGCGGCTACTCCTCCGCTGCTGGGAGCCGGCGGATGCTCCGCGCGCCCAGGAGGCGGTCGACGAGAGTCTCGACCAGCTGCGCCCCTTCCTCCCCTGGGCGGCCGAGGAGCCGATGTCGCTCGACGACAAGGCGGCGCTGCTGCGCCGTTTCCGGGGCGAGTTCGACCTCGGCCAGGCGTTCCACTACGGGGTCTTCGACCCGCTCGACGGCTCGGTGCTGGGCGGCGCCGGCCTGCACGTCCGCGACGACGGGCGCTCGCGCGAGGTCGGCTACTGGATCCGCAGCTCGGCGGTCGGCCGGGGGTTCGCGACCGAAGCCGCCGGCGCCCTGGTCCAGGTCGCCTTCGTGGTCGATCAGGTGGGATGGGTGACGCTCCACGCGGTGGCGGAGAACGTCGCCAGCCTGCGCGTCGCCGAGAAGCTCGCCTTCCGCCGCGAAGGGGTGCTGCGCCAGCGCACGCCGTTCGGCCCCGGCGATCCCCGCGACCTCGTCCTCTATGCGCTGCTGGCCGACGAGTACCCGGCCTCCTTCGCCGCGAGCCGGGTCGTCGAGGCCCGCGACGCCCTCGGACGCCGGTTGCTCTGA
- a CDS encoding YegS/Rv2252/BmrU family lipid kinase, producing MSRLGSVHLVVNPAAAGGRLGREWPRLRARLGALGVDVPFSLTRAPGHASDLAAEAVAAGADVVVAAGGDGTICEVLQGLHGSGRGVLAILPLGTGNDAARTLGLPLRFDDAVRVLLGGERRRVDLMKVGSRVVLNAIGVGLLGSINVNAQSVKLVRGIGAYLVAATGTLFNYRCPQIELVDGDFRYAGPMTILAIHNGPTTGGGFRLCPEAMPDDGRLDATLVMETGVSSRLAALSHAMRGTLGTRPFTREVSFRRLELRCDERLPFHWDGNPGYLEPPGTTFAVLPAALEVVVPATST from the coding sequence GTGAGCCGGCTCGGAAGCGTTCATCTCGTCGTCAATCCGGCGGCCGCCGGTGGGCGGCTCGGGCGCGAGTGGCCGCGACTGCGCGCCCGGCTCGGCGCCCTCGGTGTCGACGTGCCGTTCTCGCTGACGCGGGCGCCCGGGCACGCCTCGGACCTGGCGGCCGAGGCGGTCGCTGCCGGGGCCGACGTCGTGGTGGCGGCCGGCGGCGACGGCACGATCTGCGAGGTTCTTCAGGGGCTTCACGGCAGCGGGCGTGGCGTGCTCGCCATCCTGCCGCTCGGTACCGGCAACGACGCGGCGCGCACCCTCGGTCTGCCCCTGCGATTCGACGACGCGGTGCGCGTGCTCCTCGGCGGCGAGCGGCGTCGCGTCGATCTCATGAAGGTGGGATCGCGCGTCGTGCTCAACGCGATCGGCGTGGGGCTGCTCGGATCGATCAACGTGAATGCCCAATCCGTGAAGCTGGTCCGCGGGATCGGCGCCTACCTGGTGGCCGCCACCGGGACGCTGTTCAACTACCGCTGTCCGCAGATCGAGCTCGTCGACGGCGACTTCCGGTACGCCGGTCCGATGACCATTCTGGCGATCCACAACGGGCCGACCACCGGCGGAGGCTTCCGGCTCTGCCCCGAGGCGATGCCCGACGACGGGCGCCTCGACGCCACGCTGGTGATGGAAACCGGCGTGTCGAGTCGCCTCGCCGCGCTGTCCCATGCGATGCGCGGGACCCTCGGCACCCGGCCGTTCACCCGCGAAGTGAGCTTCCGCCGGCTCGAGCTGCGCTGCGACGAGCGCCTGCCGTTCCATTGGGACGGCAACCCGGGTTACCTCGAGCCGCCCGGCACGACCTTCGCGGTCCTGCCCGCGGCGCTCGAGGTCGTGGTGCCAGCCACTTCGACCTGA
- a CDS encoding transketolase produces MPEPSSIAATGEPIASVSAEGVLADYRLGQLSRQASYLGRREVLTGKAKFGIFGDGKEVAQLAMARAFRAGDFRAGYYRDQTFMMAIGALTLEQFFAQLYADADPGREPASSGRQMNAHFATRLLDERGEWLDQTTRVNSSSDISPTAAQMPRLVGLGYASRLYRHQPGLAGASHFSRGGGEIAFGTIGDASCAEGLFWEAVNAMAVVQAAVLLSIWNNGYGISVPIEFQLAKGSLDDVLRGFRREEGVTNGIDLYTARGWDYPELCATYQEAAAVVRRDQAPAIVHVTELTQPQGHSTSGSHERYKSKERLAWEKEFDCLRKMRGWIVEQGIASPEALDRLDEEATAEVRAAKDRAWEAFQAPLRRERGELVVLAGALVAELPAASVAGRDITEIASQLERREPALRRDAMAAAHEILVATRSERTPARSRLVTWRDARRAENEERYSSHLYSRSPASPLDIVAVPPTYSADAPLVNGFEVLNAAFDAAMARDPRILAFGEDVGALGDVNQGFVGLQLKYGTARVSDTGIREATIMGQAIGLALRGLRPVAEIQYLDYLLYALQILSDDLSSLHYRTRGTQKAPVIVRTRGHRLEGIWHSGSPMGGVLNLLRGMWICVPRNMTQAAGFYNTLLAGDDPALVVEVLNAYRQKERLPANPGEMRLPLGVPEVLREGNDATLVTYGACCRVALEAAELLARAGAEIEVIDVQTLLPFDLPDVVARSLARTHRLVVLDEDVPGGATAYLLQQILERQGGFWQLDAAPRTITAKAHRPPYGSDGDYFAKPNRETVFDTVWELLHECAPDRFRALD; encoded by the coding sequence ATGCCCGAGCCCTCCTCGATCGCCGCCACCGGCGAGCCCATTGCCTCCGTCTCCGCGGAGGGAGTCCTCGCCGACTACCGCCTCGGCCAGCTCTCGCGACAGGCGAGCTACCTCGGCCGGCGCGAGGTGCTGACCGGCAAGGCCAAGTTCGGCATCTTCGGTGACGGCAAGGAGGTCGCCCAGCTGGCCATGGCCCGCGCCTTCCGTGCCGGCGACTTCCGCGCCGGCTACTACCGCGACCAGACCTTCATGATGGCGATCGGCGCGCTGACCCTCGAGCAGTTCTTCGCCCAGCTCTACGCCGACGCCGATCCCGGACGTGAGCCGGCCTCGTCCGGCCGTCAGATGAACGCCCACTTCGCCACCCGGCTCCTCGACGAGCGGGGCGAGTGGCTCGATCAGACGACACGCGTCAATTCCTCGTCGGACATCTCGCCCACCGCGGCGCAGATGCCGCGACTCGTCGGGCTGGGCTACGCCTCTCGCCTCTATCGCCACCAACCCGGGCTCGCAGGTGCCAGCCACTTCTCGCGGGGCGGCGGCGAGATCGCCTTCGGCACGATCGGCGATGCCTCCTGCGCCGAAGGGCTCTTCTGGGAGGCGGTCAACGCGATGGCCGTCGTGCAGGCCGCCGTCCTCCTGTCGATCTGGAACAACGGCTACGGCATCTCCGTCCCGATCGAGTTCCAGCTCGCCAAGGGAAGCCTCGACGACGTGCTGCGCGGCTTTCGCCGCGAAGAGGGGGTCACCAACGGCATCGATCTGTACACCGCCCGCGGCTGGGACTATCCCGAGCTCTGCGCGACCTACCAGGAGGCAGCAGCGGTGGTACGGCGCGACCAGGCGCCGGCGATCGTCCACGTCACCGAGCTCACCCAGCCCCAGGGTCACTCGACCTCCGGCTCGCACGAACGTTACAAGAGCAAGGAGCGCCTCGCCTGGGAGAAGGAGTTCGACTGCCTGCGCAAGATGCGCGGCTGGATCGTCGAGCAGGGGATCGCGTCGCCGGAAGCGCTCGACCGACTGGACGAAGAGGCCACCGCCGAAGTGCGCGCTGCCAAGGACCGAGCCTGGGAGGCCTTCCAGGCTCCCCTTCGCCGCGAGCGGGGCGAGCTCGTCGTCCTGGCCGGAGCGCTCGTCGCCGAGCTACCCGCCGCCTCGGTCGCGGGTCGCGACATCACCGAAATCGCTTCGCAGCTCGAGCGACGCGAGCCCGCGCTGCGCCGCGACGCCATGGCGGCGGCGCACGAGATCCTCGTGGCGACCCGCAGCGAGCGGACCCCCGCGCGCTCCCGGCTGGTGACCTGGCGCGACGCCCGGCGGGCCGAGAACGAGGAGCGCTACAGCTCCCACCTCTACTCACGCTCGCCCGCCTCGCCCCTCGACATCGTCGCGGTGCCACCCACCTACTCCGCGGACGCGCCGCTGGTCAACGGCTTCGAGGTCCTCAACGCCGCCTTCGACGCGGCGATGGCACGCGACCCGCGGATCCTCGCCTTCGGCGAGGACGTCGGAGCGCTCGGCGACGTCAATCAGGGGTTCGTCGGCCTGCAACTGAAGTACGGGACGGCGCGCGTCTCGGACACCGGAATTCGCGAAGCGACGATCATGGGGCAAGCGATCGGCCTGGCGCTGCGCGGCCTGCGTCCGGTGGCGGAGATCCAGTATCTCGACTACCTGCTCTACGCGCTGCAGATCCTCTCCGACGACCTCTCGAGCCTGCACTACCGCACTCGCGGCACGCAGAAGGCACCGGTGATCGTACGCACGCGCGGCCACCGACTGGAGGGCATCTGGCACTCCGGCTCGCCGATGGGCGGAGTGCTCAACCTGCTGCGCGGCATGTGGATCTGCGTGCCCCGCAACATGACGCAGGCCGCCGGCTTCTACAACACGTTGCTCGCCGGCGACGACCCCGCGCTGGTGGTCGAGGTCCTCAACGCCTACCGGCAGAAGGAACGCCTGCCCGCCAACCCCGGCGAGATGCGCCTCCCGCTTGGCGTGCCCGAGGTGCTGCGCGAAGGAAACGACGCCACGCTGGTGACCTACGGCGCCTGCTGCCGCGTCGCGCTCGAAGCCGCCGAGCTGCTCGCCCGTGCCGGCGCCGAGATCGAAGTCATCGACGTGCAGACGCTGCTTCCTTTCGACCTGCCCGACGTGGTCGCCCGCTCCCTCGCTCGCACGCACCGCCTGGTGGTGCTCGACGAAGACGTACCGGGAGGCGCCACCGCCTACCTGCTGCAACAGATCCTCGAACGCCAGGGGGGCTTCTGGCAGCTCGACGCCGCACCGCGCACCATCACCGCCAAGGCGCACCGCCCACCTTACGGCTCGGACGGCGACTACTTCGCCAAGCCGAATCGCGAGACGGTGTTCGACACGGTGTGGGAGCTGTTGCACGAGTGCGCACCGGATCGTTTTCGAGCGCTCGACTGA
- a CDS encoding oxidoreductase, producing the protein MDAQTQAGTPTARTKIKDLEVMVADVVVEASDTTTLVLFTGNDRLDYQPGHFLTIRPQQFEALERFTRYFEECKGRREPARAYSLSSAPHEKMLAITVKEERYLPGVTKYPPLLSPLLVWRTGRGTRMQVTGFGGPYVLPADIESRTDHLLHLCAGSGVVPNFSILKQALATGMRLRHTLVYGNKSWADVIFRRQLAELEQQFPERLRVVHLLSRESGPERLGRDVRPGRLRLETLRELVPDPSAVEVFACGPAVSKWEREAARSRGEEPKPRFLESALAALDALGVPKARIHQESYG; encoded by the coding sequence ATGGACGCACAGACGCAGGCCGGGACGCCAACAGCGCGAACCAAGATCAAGGATCTGGAAGTCATGGTGGCCGACGTTGTCGTCGAGGCGAGCGACACCACGACGTTGGTGCTCTTCACCGGCAACGATCGGCTCGACTACCAGCCCGGGCATTTCCTCACCATTCGGCCGCAGCAGTTCGAGGCGCTCGAGCGTTTCACGCGCTACTTCGAAGAGTGCAAAGGTCGACGTGAACCGGCGCGGGCCTATTCGCTTTCGTCGGCTCCGCACGAGAAGATGCTCGCGATCACCGTCAAGGAAGAGCGGTACCTGCCGGGTGTCACCAAGTACCCGCCGCTTCTCTCGCCGTTGCTGGTGTGGCGAACCGGTCGCGGCACGCGGATGCAGGTGACCGGTTTCGGCGGGCCCTACGTCCTGCCGGCGGACATCGAATCGCGCACCGATCATCTCCTGCACCTGTGCGCCGGTTCGGGAGTGGTACCGAACTTCAGCATCCTGAAGCAAGCGCTCGCCACCGGCATGCGTCTCCGGCACACGCTCGTCTACGGCAACAAGAGCTGGGCGGACGTGATCTTCCGCCGTCAGCTTGCCGAGCTCGAGCAACAGTTCCCGGAGCGCCTGCGCGTCGTTCACCTGCTATCGCGCGAGAGCGGGCCGGAGCGGTTGGGGCGAGACGTCCGTCCAGGCAGACTGAGGCTGGAGACCTTGCGCGAGCTCGTCCCGGACCCGAGCGCGGTCGAGGTCTTCGCCTGTGGGCCGGCGGTTTCGAAGTGGGAGCGAGAAGCGGCGCGCTCTCGTGGCGAGGAGCCCAAGCCGCGCTTCCTCGAGTCGGCGCTCGCGGCGCTCGACGCGCTCGGCGTGCCGAAGGCGCGAATCCACCAGGAAAGCTACGGCTGA
- a CDS encoding MFS transporter encodes MLASRHPLFTPRFLAICAVSFAAAAASFQLFPAAPFRIRALGGSTATSGLFLGLLTYGSALSAPWTGALADRLGRRRVLAAAGLVLAVLGALYAVVPRWEFLVLLALPHGIAWSSVLTAASAYVSDLVPIERRAEGIAYHGLASTFAIASAPTLGFALAGFGWGWLCASIVAFYLAVALLALRLPESGRPPAAKLSEIAALFSWRTVEWRTLAFSGTLLLVSFGYGGVTSFVAQLAEARGITPRGIFFTVFAGTMLVCRPLLGSSLDRFGARQAVPVCIVLVASGLGVLPFAEGWLTLTIAAVLFGGGFSTFYPAFSAQVLRRVGADRRGAAFGAMLAAFDVGIGSGSVLLGPLAARLGFGGAFAIAAAVAASAWPFFLWSERRFSS; translated from the coding sequence CGCTGTTCACGCCGCGTTTCCTCGCCATCTGCGCCGTCTCCTTCGCGGCGGCAGCGGCTTCGTTCCAGCTCTTTCCGGCGGCACCGTTTCGCATTCGCGCGCTCGGCGGCTCGACGGCGACCAGCGGTCTCTTCCTCGGTCTGCTCACCTACGGCTCGGCGCTCTCGGCGCCGTGGACCGGCGCGCTCGCCGATCGCCTGGGGCGGCGGCGCGTCCTGGCGGCGGCGGGGCTCGTGCTCGCGGTCCTCGGGGCTCTCTACGCGGTGGTGCCGCGCTGGGAGTTTCTCGTGCTCCTCGCCCTGCCGCACGGGATTGCCTGGTCGAGCGTGCTGACGGCGGCCTCGGCCTACGTCAGCGACCTCGTGCCGATCGAGCGGCGCGCCGAGGGAATCGCCTACCATGGCCTCGCTTCGACCTTCGCCATCGCCTCGGCGCCGACGCTCGGATTCGCTCTCGCCGGCTTCGGCTGGGGCTGGCTCTGCGCCTCGATCGTGGCCTTCTACCTCGCGGTCGCGCTGCTCGCGCTGCGGCTGCCCGAGAGCGGGAGGCCGCCGGCGGCGAAGCTCTCCGAGATCGCCGCCCTGTTCTCGTGGCGGACGGTGGAGTGGAGGACGCTCGCCTTCTCCGGCACGCTCCTGCTCGTCTCCTTCGGCTACGGCGGCGTGACGAGCTTCGTCGCGCAGCTCGCCGAGGCGCGCGGGATCACTCCGCGCGGGATCTTCTTCACCGTCTTCGCCGGCACGATGCTCGTCTGTCGCCCGCTCCTCGGCTCCTCGCTCGATCGTTTCGGCGCGCGCCAGGCGGTGCCGGTGTGCATCGTGCTGGTCGCCTCCGGGCTCGGGGTTCTGCCCTTCGCCGAGGGCTGGCTCACGCTGACGATCGCCGCCGTGCTCTTCGGCGGTGGCTTCTCCACCTTCTATCCGGCCTTCTCGGCGCAGGTCCTGCGACGAGTCGGCGCGGATCGTCGTGGCGCCGCCTTCGGGGCGATGCTGGCGGCCTTCGACGTCGGCATCGGCTCGGGCTCGGTGTTGCTCGGACCGCTCGCCGCACGTCTCGGGTTCGGCGGCGCCTTTGCCATCGCCGCGGCGGTGGCTGCTTCGGCCTGGCCGTTCTTCCTCTGGAGCGAACGGCGCTTCTCCTCCTGA